One part of the Rhodococcus oxybenzonivorans genome encodes these proteins:
- a CDS encoding LLM class F420-dependent oxidoreductase: protein MRVGIAAGYWGSGPPRNVERMLAEAEALGVDSFWTAETYGSDALTPLAWWGAQTSTIKLGTSVCQMSARTPTALAMAALTLDHLSGGRVIIGIGASGPQVVEGWYGQPYPRPLERTREYIEIMRQVWAREKPVTYSGRHYQLPVQDGSGLGKPLKSIVHPLREDVPVYMGAEGPKNVALAAEIADGWTPLWFSPKSDEFYRKALAEGFARDGARRTAEDFEIANVCWLVENDDVEKAASRLKPTVALYAGGMGAKGANFHNDVFARMGWGEVCAEIQELYLSGRPDLAAQAVPTAMVEDVALIGPADKIIEEIETKWKNTCLTTLILGGWPKPENRERILAAVQS from the coding sequence ATGAGAGTGGGAATCGCCGCAGGGTATTGGGGATCGGGCCCGCCGCGCAATGTCGAAAGAATGCTCGCCGAGGCCGAGGCCCTCGGCGTCGACAGCTTCTGGACCGCCGAGACGTACGGCTCCGACGCACTGACACCGCTCGCGTGGTGGGGAGCGCAGACCTCGACGATCAAGCTCGGTACTTCGGTGTGCCAGATGTCGGCGCGCACTCCGACGGCGCTGGCAATGGCCGCGCTGACTCTCGATCATCTCAGCGGTGGTCGCGTGATCATCGGCATCGGTGCGTCCGGACCGCAGGTCGTCGAGGGCTGGTACGGGCAGCCCTACCCGCGGCCTCTCGAACGCACCCGCGAGTACATCGAGATCATGCGGCAGGTGTGGGCGCGCGAGAAGCCGGTGACCTACTCGGGGCGGCACTACCAGCTTCCCGTCCAGGACGGTTCCGGCTTGGGCAAGCCACTGAAGTCGATCGTCCATCCCCTGCGGGAAGATGTCCCTGTCTACATGGGCGCCGAAGGTCCGAAAAATGTGGCGTTGGCCGCCGAGATCGCCGATGGCTGGACGCCGCTGTGGTTCTCGCCCAAGAGCGACGAGTTCTACCGCAAGGCACTGGCCGAAGGCTTCGCACGGGATGGAGCTCGCCGCACCGCCGAGGACTTCGAGATCGCGAACGTGTGCTGGCTCGTCGAGAACGACGACGTGGAAAAAGCCGCCTCCCGGCTCAAGCCGACGGTCGCGTTGTATGCCGGCGGCATGGGCGCCAAGGGCGCCAATTTCCACAACGACGTGTTCGCGCGCATGGGTTGGGGCGAGGTCTGCGCCGAAATCCAGGAGCTGTACCTGAGCGGTCGGCCCGACCTTGCGGCCCAGGCCGTCCCCACCGCGATGGTCGAGGATGTTGCGCTGATCGGTCCCGCGGACAAGATCATCGAAGAGATCGAAACCAAGTGG
- a CDS encoding aromatic ring-hydroxylating oxygenase subunit alpha, translating into MTEVGAPREQRIRRALDHLRNDTTDAFDHITWFQPEEFTDPAIAKRERDLIFGRVPSIVAHGSEIPRSGDFFTLQMPRNNIIVVRQRDGGVKTFVNLCRHRGALLEKEEKGRCRLFSCPYHRWSYDTDGTLRTITRDNTFGEPDTSSMGLVELPTEERHGFIWVVDEANAEIDVAGWLGKEMDAILSGYGLDSKIAVQSEGFDEPVNWKIMQDAFLDGYHIQYAHPNTAAKHIHTNVMAFEDFGRHCRFIAPRKSIDRWIEEDPGDRSLAKDITETHFLLPNSTLLRQPDHFQLLTFRPHPTDPQRCRMEMRLIVPPVADTEMTEEKWTRLWNKNWEILLAVLHAEDFPLLRDSQHGMTSANAGRMVLGQNEVANQVFRRETQKLLATN; encoded by the coding sequence ATGACCGAGGTCGGAGCACCCCGCGAGCAACGTATTCGCCGGGCCCTGGATCACCTGCGCAACGACACGACGGACGCGTTCGACCACATCACCTGGTTTCAGCCGGAGGAATTCACCGATCCGGCCATAGCCAAGCGAGAGCGTGACCTCATCTTCGGGCGGGTTCCCTCGATCGTCGCGCATGGCTCCGAGATTCCTCGCTCCGGCGACTTCTTCACCCTGCAGATGCCGCGGAACAACATCATTGTCGTCCGCCAGCGCGACGGTGGCGTCAAGACGTTCGTCAACCTGTGCCGGCACCGGGGCGCCCTCCTGGAGAAGGAGGAGAAGGGCCGCTGCCGGCTCTTCTCCTGTCCGTACCACCGGTGGTCGTACGACACGGACGGCACCCTGCGGACGATCACCCGTGACAACACCTTCGGGGAGCCCGACACCTCGAGCATGGGCCTCGTCGAATTGCCGACCGAGGAGCGCCACGGCTTCATCTGGGTCGTCGACGAGGCGAACGCCGAGATCGACGTGGCCGGTTGGCTCGGGAAAGAGATGGATGCAATTCTGTCCGGATACGGCCTCGACTCCAAGATCGCCGTCCAGTCCGAGGGATTCGACGAGCCGGTCAACTGGAAGATCATGCAGGACGCTTTCCTCGACGGATACCACATCCAGTACGCCCACCCCAACACTGCAGCCAAGCACATCCACACCAACGTGATGGCGTTCGAGGACTTCGGCAGGCACTGCCGCTTCATCGCCCCGCGCAAGTCGATCGATCGGTGGATCGAGGAAGACCCCGGCGACCGGAGCCTGGCCAAGGACATCACGGAAACCCATTTCCTGCTTCCCAACAGCACCCTGCTGCGGCAGCCGGATCACTTCCAGCTCCTCACCTTCCGGCCCCACCCCACCGATCCGCAGCGCTGCCGCATGGAGATGCGTCTGATCGTGCCACCAGTGGCGGACACCGAGATGACCGAGGAGAAGTGGACTCGCCTGTGGAACAAGAACTGGGAGATTCTGCTCGCAGTTCTTCACGCCGAAGACTTCCCACTCCTACGGGACTCCCAGCACGGCATGACGAGCGCCAACGCCGGACGGATGGTACTGGGCCAGAACGAGGTTGCCAACCAGGTGTTCCGGCGTGAGACCCAGAAACTGCTGGCAACGAACTGA
- a CDS encoding 3-hydroxyacyl-CoA dehydrogenase family protein, producing the protein MHPDTSVRTVRARTECAPSSEKSDSLAGTTIGVVGAGMMGAAIAYTCARAGADVVLWARTLENARRGKSYADRREAHARKAGTSNRSTSQSLLARITPTECARDLSASALVIEAVAENVAVKQQVLQMVEAVTEAPTVLASTTSTLPIAILSAKLQRPQCFLGMHFFSPADRMSLVETIVGSRTSQATVAASLAYARMLGKVPIVVGDSRGFFTSRVMERYLDEALVAVGEGIDPGLVERAATAAGYPVPPLHLLDEITLTLNRAVQCENRLAVEADGGTWRGSEADSVRDRMIDQCGRGGRSDGQGFYEYDSDGKRSRLWPALREVFGPARHIPLNDMRDRLLFVEVLEALRCLGEGVVGSESDADTGSVLGIGFPAHTGGVLSFRRSYPGGEDGFTARARELAGRYGDRFLPPEQSSEPYDQPECP; encoded by the coding sequence ATGCACCCTGACACGTCGGTCAGAACCGTACGAGCACGGACCGAGTGTGCGCCGTCGAGTGAGAAGTCCGACAGCCTGGCGGGCACCACGATCGGCGTCGTCGGAGCCGGGATGATGGGCGCTGCCATCGCCTACACCTGCGCGCGGGCAGGAGCCGACGTCGTACTGTGGGCGCGAACGCTGGAGAATGCGCGCCGAGGCAAGTCGTACGCCGACCGGCGGGAAGCGCATGCGAGAAAAGCGGGGACCTCGAACAGGTCGACGTCGCAGTCCTTGCTCGCGCGCATCACGCCCACCGAGTGCGCCAGAGATCTGTCGGCGTCCGCGCTGGTAATCGAGGCCGTCGCAGAGAACGTCGCCGTCAAACAACAGGTGCTGCAGATGGTCGAGGCAGTCACCGAGGCTCCTACGGTGCTTGCGTCGACGACGTCGACCCTGCCGATCGCCATTCTCTCCGCGAAGCTACAACGCCCGCAGTGCTTCCTCGGGATGCACTTCTTCTCGCCCGCCGACCGGATGTCGTTGGTGGAGACGATCGTCGGATCACGTACCTCGCAGGCCACCGTCGCGGCATCACTGGCGTACGCGCGGATGCTCGGAAAGGTACCGATCGTGGTGGGCGATAGTCGGGGATTCTTCACCAGCCGTGTGATGGAGCGCTATCTCGACGAGGCATTGGTCGCGGTCGGGGAGGGAATCGATCCGGGCCTTGTCGAGCGCGCAGCGACCGCCGCCGGATATCCGGTGCCGCCGCTCCACTTGCTCGACGAGATCACCTTGACGCTCAACCGCGCGGTGCAGTGCGAGAACCGTCTAGCTGTCGAGGCGGACGGCGGGACGTGGCGGGGGAGCGAAGCAGACAGCGTCCGCGACCGGATGATCGACCAATGCGGTCGCGGGGGCAGGTCGGACGGTCAGGGTTTCTACGAGTACGACTCGGATGGCAAGCGCTCGAGATTGTGGCCCGCCCTCCGTGAGGTGTTCGGGCCCGCACGGCATATTCCACTGAACGATATGCGCGACCGGTTGTTGTTCGTCGAGGTTCTCGAGGCGCTGCGCTGTCTCGGCGAAGGTGTCGTGGGATCCGAGTCCGACGCCGACACGGGATCTGTTCTCGGCATCGGGTTCCCAGCGCACACGGGTGGGGTTCTGTCGTTCCGGCGTTCCTATCCGGGTGGCGAGGACGGGTTCACCGCTCGTGCCCGCGAGCTTGCAGGCCGTTACGGCGACCGCTTCCTCCCACCGGAGCAAAGTTCGGAACCATACGATCAACCGGAGTGCCCATGA
- a CDS encoding class I adenylate-forming enzyme family protein → MSGTVVDALTYWSRSKPDLTAIDFDGDAVTYAELAAWADGVAHDLESRGVVPGDRVSFLGANSLEWAVASLAAMKVGAIAVGFNQRMLAGELITLVEDCEPTVVYCEEALLPRLEEVQQARNTFSIAVFEKDVRPLRGSDHAKYRTPVVDLDTPTAIVFTSGTTGKPKGVIFTHATVAGEMHEWHLMEPIQPNNLRPVLVLPLFTAAGIIWGISRVVLHGGTLFLQPGFDPAKTLRILAEDKANTLTGPPILFEQIAKAPGFTDADLSHMVTAHVGGARVPVDLLHKWQAQGVSLRQIYGQTEIGGSATAMPREEAAEHPDKCGWGGIFTKIRVVDAEGNDLPPNETGQILLRGPGMMPGYWRNEDATRSALIDGWLQTGDLGKLDENGYLTFVDRLKDMIISGGLNISPAEIEAVINQIPGVEEVAVISVPDAKFGETPAALVRTTIEMKESEVVGFCNERLADYKVPRYIVFMDEPLPRMPSGKIAKRQLRDAFADVPDNYDKVR, encoded by the coding sequence ATGAGCGGCACTGTGGTAGACGCTTTGACCTACTGGTCCCGGTCGAAGCCGGATCTGACCGCGATCGACTTCGACGGCGACGCCGTCACCTACGCAGAGCTGGCCGCATGGGCCGACGGGGTCGCCCACGACCTCGAATCGCGCGGTGTCGTGCCCGGTGATCGGGTGAGCTTCCTCGGTGCCAACAGCCTCGAGTGGGCGGTGGCCTCGCTCGCTGCCATGAAGGTCGGTGCCATCGCGGTCGGTTTCAACCAGCGCATGCTCGCCGGCGAGCTCATCACCCTCGTCGAGGACTGTGAACCCACCGTCGTCTACTGCGAGGAGGCGCTGCTGCCGCGCCTCGAAGAAGTCCAGCAGGCACGCAACACCTTTTCGATCGCAGTGTTCGAGAAGGATGTGCGTCCGCTGCGGGGCAGCGATCATGCGAAATACCGCACTCCGGTGGTCGACCTCGACACTCCCACCGCCATCGTGTTCACCAGCGGCACCACCGGCAAGCCGAAAGGCGTCATTTTCACCCACGCCACCGTCGCCGGCGAAATGCACGAATGGCACTTGATGGAACCGATTCAGCCGAACAACCTGCGCCCGGTGCTGGTGCTGCCCCTGTTCACCGCTGCCGGCATCATCTGGGGTATCTCGCGCGTCGTCCTTCACGGCGGAACCCTGTTCCTGCAGCCGGGATTCGATCCGGCGAAAACGCTGCGCATATTGGCCGAGGACAAGGCCAACACCCTGACGGGGCCGCCGATCCTTTTCGAGCAAATCGCGAAAGCGCCCGGGTTCACCGACGCGGACTTGAGCCACATGGTCACCGCACACGTCGGTGGCGCACGCGTACCCGTCGACCTGCTGCACAAATGGCAAGCCCAGGGAGTGTCGCTGCGACAGATCTACGGTCAGACCGAGATCGGCGGATCCGCGACCGCGATGCCGCGCGAGGAGGCAGCCGAGCATCCCGACAAGTGCGGCTGGGGTGGCATCTTCACCAAGATTCGCGTTGTCGATGCCGAGGGTAATGACCTTCCCCCCAACGAAACCGGGCAGATTCTGTTGCGCGGCCCGGGCATGATGCCGGGATACTGGCGCAACGAGGACGCGACCCGGTCGGCTCTGATCGATGGCTGGCTCCAAACCGGTGACCTCGGCAAGCTCGACGAGAACGGTTATCTCACGTTCGTCGATCGCCTCAAGGACATGATCATCTCCGGTGGTCTGAACATCTCACCCGCCGAGATCGAGGCCGTTATCAATCAGATTCCCGGGGTCGAGGAGGTCGCGGTGATCAGCGTTCCCGACGCCAAGTTCGGGGAGACCCCGGCCGCGCTGGTCCGGACCACCATCGAGATGAAGGAATCCGAAGTGGTCGGTTTCTGCAACGAGCGTCTCGCCGACTACAAGGTGCCGCGGTACATCGTCTTCATGGACGAACCCCTGCCCCGGATGCCCAGCGGGAAGATCGCCAAGCGCCAGCTGCGCGACGCCTTCGCGGACGTGCCCGACAACTACGACAAGGTTCGGTGA
- a CDS encoding SDR family oxidoreductase: MTNLDGKVAVVTGAASGIGAATARTFAERGARVVVADIDDPRGQAVAAGLGDRGAYLHTDVRTEADVEAAVALAVDRFGRLDCMVNNAGRVGAWTFLEDTSLDEWENGFAMLARSAFLGTKHAARVMRDQGSGSIINVSSVAGVRTGFGPHPYSAAKAAVLQLTRTAAVELAEYRIRVNALIPGGVATRIVGHGAGLEDDALDRSVDAVRRSLTNFQPIPRAGEPEDLAQAAAYLASDDSTFVTGQSLGVDGGLTLGKKWPSNYREEAKAASTLLQ; the protein is encoded by the coding sequence ATGACGAACCTCGACGGCAAGGTCGCCGTGGTGACAGGAGCCGCGAGCGGAATCGGCGCAGCCACGGCCCGCACGTTCGCCGAACGCGGAGCCCGCGTCGTCGTGGCCGACATCGACGACCCGCGGGGCCAGGCCGTCGCCGCCGGCCTCGGCGACCGTGGCGCCTACCTGCACACCGATGTACGCACCGAGGCCGACGTCGAGGCCGCGGTCGCACTGGCCGTCGATCGGTTCGGCCGGCTCGACTGCATGGTCAACAACGCCGGCCGGGTGGGCGCGTGGACCTTCCTCGAGGACACATCGCTCGACGAGTGGGAGAACGGGTTCGCGATGCTCGCTCGCAGTGCGTTCCTCGGGACCAAGCATGCCGCGCGCGTGATGCGCGATCAGGGGTCGGGCAGCATCATCAATGTGTCGAGCGTGGCAGGCGTCCGTACCGGATTCGGACCGCACCCGTACAGCGCCGCGAAAGCCGCAGTGCTGCAACTGACCCGAACCGCCGCCGTGGAGCTGGCCGAATACCGGATCCGAGTCAACGCACTGATCCCCGGAGGTGTCGCCACCCGCATCGTCGGCCACGGCGCCGGCCTCGAGGACGACGCGCTCGACCGCAGCGTCGATGCCGTGCGGCGCAGCCTGACGAACTTCCAGCCCATTCCCCGCGCCGGTGAGCCGGAAGACCTCGCACAAGCCGCCGCCTACCTCGCCTCCGACGACTCCACGTTCGTCACCGGACAGTCCCTCGGGGTCGACGGTGGGTTGACACTGGGCAAGAAGTGGCCGTCCAACTACCGGGAAGAGGCGAAGGCTGCGTCGACGTTGCTCCAATAG
- a CDS encoding FAD-dependent oxidoreductase codes for MTYVVTQACCNDATCVAVCPVNCIHPTPDEAQYQRTEMLYIDPAACIDCGACADVCPVDAIVPDSDLTPEAEIYKDLNAAYFLGNPTVSGPSEVPAEPVVTAPRPGPLKVAIVGSGPSAFYAAEELLTRRDVDVDVSMFERLPVAGGLVRFGVAPDHQTTKAVERVFSRTAGRNGFRAFLGVEIGRDISVDELLDHHHAVIYASGASDDRKLGIPGEDLPGSFAAREFVAWYNGHPDSAGRTFDLSGRRAVVIGNGNVALDVARILACDPDRLVPGDIAEHALDALRHSTIEEVVVLGRRGPEHAAFTTPELIALGALHEVEVSVHGGFDASDDASIKLRTLADYARRSPRPGRRKITLRFHGTPVEILGDSHVEGLRIASTRMDGSEEDLEATLVLRSVGYRGAPVPGLPFDSQHGTVPNVAGRVVDPVDERPVPGVYVAGWIKRGPTGVIGTNRYCAAETVDALVADHQRALLPQPSRPGDELAEVVHSRCPESFGFDGWKRIDRYERVEGRRRGRARQKLVEVGAMLAVARGAETS; via the coding sequence ATGACCTACGTAGTTACCCAAGCCTGCTGCAACGACGCGACGTGTGTCGCGGTGTGTCCGGTGAACTGCATTCACCCGACTCCCGACGAAGCGCAGTACCAGCGCACCGAGATGCTCTACATCGATCCGGCCGCCTGCATCGACTGCGGGGCCTGCGCCGACGTGTGTCCGGTCGACGCGATCGTTCCCGACAGCGACCTCACCCCGGAAGCCGAGATCTACAAGGATCTCAATGCCGCGTACTTCCTGGGCAACCCGACCGTGTCCGGCCCGAGCGAAGTGCCGGCCGAACCTGTCGTCACGGCGCCCCGGCCCGGTCCGCTGAAGGTGGCGATTGTCGGGTCCGGTCCCTCCGCCTTCTATGCGGCCGAAGAGTTGCTGACTCGGCGAGACGTCGACGTCGACGTCTCCATGTTCGAGCGGCTCCCGGTGGCCGGTGGGCTCGTCCGGTTCGGGGTGGCTCCGGATCACCAGACCACGAAGGCCGTCGAGCGGGTCTTTTCCCGTACTGCCGGCCGCAACGGTTTCCGCGCCTTCCTCGGCGTGGAGATCGGTCGGGATATCAGTGTCGACGAGCTGCTCGATCATCACCACGCGGTGATCTACGCGAGCGGTGCGTCCGACGACCGCAAGCTCGGCATCCCGGGCGAAGATCTGCCGGGGAGTTTTGCTGCACGCGAATTCGTCGCCTGGTACAACGGACATCCGGACTCCGCGGGTCGCACCTTCGATCTGTCGGGGCGTCGTGCCGTGGTGATCGGCAACGGCAATGTGGCGCTGGACGTAGCACGGATCCTGGCGTGCGATCCCGACCGGCTCGTCCCGGGTGATATCGCCGAACATGCGTTGGACGCACTTCGGCACAGCACCATCGAAGAAGTCGTGGTTCTCGGACGACGAGGGCCGGAGCACGCAGCGTTCACGACACCCGAGCTCATCGCGCTGGGAGCGTTACACGAGGTCGAGGTGAGCGTTCACGGCGGATTCGACGCTTCCGACGATGCCTCGATCAAGTTGCGGACGCTGGCCGACTACGCACGCCGCTCCCCTCGACCGGGTCGGCGGAAGATCACCCTGAGGTTCCACGGGACGCCCGTCGAGATTCTCGGTGACAGTCACGTCGAAGGTCTACGGATCGCGTCCACCCGGATGGACGGAAGCGAAGAGGATCTCGAGGCAACTTTGGTGCTGCGTTCGGTCGGCTACCGCGGCGCTCCCGTGCCGGGGTTGCCGTTCGACTCCCAACACGGCACGGTCCCCAACGTTGCAGGCCGCGTTGTCGATCCGGTGGACGAGCGTCCGGTGCCGGGGGTGTATGTCGCCGGGTGGATCAAGCGGGGTCCGACCGGGGTGATCGGCACCAATCGATACTGCGCCGCCGAGACCGTCGACGCGCTCGTAGCCGACCATCAACGTGCGCTTCTTCCGCAGCCGAGCCGACCAGGTGACGAGTTGGCGGAGGTCGTGCACTCCCGGTGTCCGGAGTCGTTCGGTTTCGACGGCTGGAAGCGGATCGACCGGTACGAACGTGTCGAAGGGCGACGCCGGGGCCGGGCCCGGCAGAAGCTGGTGGAGGTCGGTGCGATGCTCGCGGTGGCCCGTGGGGCAGAGACCAGCTAG
- a CDS encoding SDR family oxidoreductase: MDSPKVALVTGGGRGIGAAISRRLAADGFAVAVNYSRSARDAEEVAAKIVADGGRAVAIRADISQAAEAERLIADTTVQLGAPTVVVNNAGMNKAGAARKQSPEDFDEVIAVNLNGAFYCTHFALPAMYESGWGRVIFVNSPSGGRRPSPGMSAYSAAKAGLVGMAKSMALEVARRGITVNCVMPGFVATDIVASGGEAGVEALTKHWPSIPPESIASTISFLVSDNAADVSGEEIGVWRGGPVGV, encoded by the coding sequence GTGGACTCACCCAAGGTCGCTCTGGTCACCGGTGGTGGCCGCGGAATCGGCGCGGCCATCTCGCGCCGACTTGCCGCCGACGGATTCGCTGTTGCGGTGAATTACTCGCGGAGTGCGCGCGATGCCGAGGAAGTGGCCGCAAAGATAGTCGCCGACGGTGGACGTGCTGTGGCGATCCGAGCCGACATTTCACAGGCCGCCGAGGCCGAGCGGCTCATCGCCGACACCACCGTCCAATTGGGCGCCCCTACCGTGGTGGTCAACAACGCGGGCATGAACAAGGCCGGTGCGGCCCGGAAGCAGAGCCCGGAAGATTTCGACGAAGTGATCGCAGTCAACCTCAATGGTGCGTTCTACTGCACCCACTTCGCGTTACCAGCGATGTATGAATCCGGTTGGGGCCGAGTCATCTTCGTCAACAGCCCGTCAGGCGGACGGCGCCCGTCCCCCGGGATGAGCGCCTACTCCGCGGCCAAGGCCGGGCTGGTGGGAATGGCCAAGTCGATGGCACTCGAGGTTGCCCGTCGCGGGATCACGGTCAACTGTGTGATGCCGGGCTTCGTCGCTACCGACATCGTGGCGTCGGGGGGCGAGGCGGGGGTCGAAGCCCTGACCAAGCACTGGCCCTCCATTCCGCCCGAGTCGATCGCCTCCACCATCTCGTTCCTGGTGAGCGACAACGCCGCCGACGTCTCCGGCGAGGAGATCGGTGTGTGGCGAGGTGGCCCCGTCGGGGTGTGA
- a CDS encoding enoyl-CoA hydratase/isomerase family protein encodes MSDAKLILIERPRPGILLIRLNRPDELNAMNVDLIEELHEVLAQVRDDSLTRAIVLTGEGRAFCAGLDLRGYGTPPGATEGEGRAQLGLRVQKHIAGLVDAFRSTRAPIIAAVNGAAAGGGMSLALMADIRIMSESAVLHAAFIRRGLSNCDIGMSWLLPRMIGFSRAAQIMLTGRSIDAAEAERIGLASSVEPADTVLEVALDTAEAIAQNSPFGVWMTKEVMWSNLEVPSMRAAIDLENRTQILSSLTRDHREAVVSFLEKRAPEFQNH; translated from the coding sequence ATGTCCGACGCGAAACTGATCTTGATCGAGCGGCCGCGGCCGGGCATTCTGCTGATCCGGCTCAATCGCCCGGACGAGCTCAATGCCATGAATGTCGACCTCATCGAGGAGTTGCACGAGGTGCTCGCCCAGGTGCGCGATGATTCGCTCACCCGCGCGATCGTGCTCACCGGTGAAGGCCGTGCCTTCTGTGCCGGTCTCGATCTTCGCGGATACGGCACACCGCCGGGCGCAACCGAGGGTGAGGGCCGGGCCCAACTCGGACTGCGGGTGCAGAAGCACATCGCCGGCCTCGTCGACGCATTCCGCAGCACCCGCGCGCCGATCATCGCGGCCGTCAACGGTGCGGCAGCCGGGGGCGGCATGTCGCTGGCCCTCATGGCGGACATTCGCATCATGTCCGAGTCGGCGGTACTGCACGCCGCGTTCATCCGCCGCGGCCTGTCGAACTGCGACATCGGAATGAGCTGGCTCCTGCCCCGCATGATCGGCTTCTCCCGGGCGGCGCAGATCATGCTCACCGGCCGGTCCATCGACGCCGCCGAGGCCGAACGCATCGGTCTCGCCTCGTCCGTCGAACCCGCAGACACGGTGCTCGAGGTGGCACTGGACACCGCCGAGGCCATCGCGCAGAACAGTCCGTTCGGGGTCTGGATGACCAAGGAAGTCATGTGGTCGAACCTGGAGGTTCCCAGCATGCGCGCCGCCATCGACCTCGAAAACCGCACCCAGATCCTCAGCTCGTTGACGCGCGATCACAGGGAGGCCGTCGTTTCGTTCCTCGAAAAGCGCGCGCCCGAGTTCCAGAACCACTGA
- a CDS encoding MFS transporter produces MTERTTTAAEISVDADSGPSRADSRRASRAAFVGTLLEYYDFSLYASAASVVFASVFFTGSSPLLGTLQAVGTFAVGFLVRPVGGVILGSLGDRIGRKRILVFTLVLMGVATLLVGLLPSYAQIGWLAPALLVFLRILQGIGASGEYGGAALVAVEFSPAKKKGLMGSLPGMGAALGGVLGTLSLLTVSSLMSPESFLAWGWRIPFLCSVVILAYGLWLRRSLPETPAFRAIEESDTVSKTPIFDVIRQQPRALLTVLVMTIGQTGIGYFYIVFMGTFGKNQLGFGGTEVLIGLIAAQLANAILIPMFGSLSDRVGRAPVIMFGFLYSAVFAWVGISLLSGVGTPPLLYWVVMAAGNGIGVAAIFGPMGAYVIELFHTQHAYSGLGLGREAGNALGAAFVPVIAVALAFDDTTVWLSLLICVVSLLGFGATVLSRSRSSSAVKRDDDRTPVTA; encoded by the coding sequence ATGACCGAACGTACGACCACAGCAGCGGAAATCTCCGTGGATGCAGACTCCGGACCCTCCCGCGCGGACTCACGACGCGCAAGTCGCGCCGCCTTCGTCGGCACCCTGCTCGAATATTACGACTTCAGCCTCTACGCCTCGGCCGCGTCGGTGGTCTTCGCCTCCGTGTTCTTCACCGGCTCGAGCCCCCTATTGGGGACGCTGCAGGCGGTCGGCACTTTCGCGGTCGGATTCTTGGTCCGTCCGGTGGGCGGGGTGATCCTCGGCAGCCTCGGCGACCGCATCGGCCGAAAACGAATTCTCGTCTTCACCCTCGTCCTGATGGGTGTCGCTACGCTGCTCGTCGGCCTGCTGCCGAGTTACGCCCAGATCGGCTGGCTCGCACCGGCTCTGTTGGTGTTCCTCCGAATCCTGCAGGGCATCGGCGCCAGCGGTGAGTACGGCGGCGCGGCTCTGGTCGCCGTCGAATTCTCGCCCGCGAAGAAGAAGGGATTGATGGGCTCCTTGCCCGGCATGGGTGCGGCGCTCGGCGGCGTGCTCGGCACGCTGTCTCTGCTGACGGTGTCATCCCTGATGTCCCCGGAAAGTTTCCTCGCCTGGGGCTGGCGTATCCCGTTCCTGTGCAGCGTCGTCATCCTCGCCTACGGCCTGTGGTTACGCCGCAGCCTGCCCGAAACACCCGCATTCCGGGCGATCGAGGAAAGCGACACGGTTTCGAAAACGCCGATCTTCGATGTGATCCGGCAGCAGCCGCGCGCACTTCTGACCGTGCTCGTGATGACCATCGGTCAGACCGGCATCGGCTACTTCTACATTGTGTTCATGGGCACCTTCGGCAAGAATCAGCTGGGCTTCGGCGGCACCGAGGTCCTGATCGGCCTGATCGCCGCGCAGCTCGCGAATGCCATTCTGATCCCGATGTTCGGTTCCCTGTCGGACCGGGTCGGCCGAGCACCGGTGATCATGTTCGGATTCCTGTACAGCGCCGTGTTCGCTTGGGTCGGCATCTCGCTGTTGTCGGGCGTCGGAACACCCCCGCTGCTGTACTGGGTGGTCATGGCGGCAGGCAACGGCATCGGAGTCGCCGCCATTTTCGGTCCGATGGGCGCCTACGTCATCGAGCTGTTCCACACGCAGCACGCCTACAGTGGCCTCGGTCTCGGCCGTGAGGCCGGCAACGCTCTCGGCGCGGCGTTCGTTCCGGTCATCGCGGTAGCCTTGGCATTCGACGACACCACGGTATGGCTAAGCCTCCTGATCTGTGTGGTTTCGCTGCTCGGATTCGGGGCAACCGTCCTGTCTCGTTCCCGCTCGTCGTCCGCGGTGAAGCGGGACGACGACAGAACGCCGGTCACTGCCTAG